The sequence GAAGGGTgtaagaagagggtgatcaacatggcgaaggcagcagagaggtccaggaggatggagaagtgacccttagactagatcattgatcacttctgTGAGGGCAGCCTTAGTGTTAGTgccagtcttaggggtatatttactacactgcgggtttgaaaaagtggagatgttgcctatagcaaccaatcagattctagctatcattttgtagaatgcactaaataaatgaaagttagaatctgattggttgctataggcaacatctccacttttccaaacccgcagtttagtaaatctatcccttagaGTATTACTTaagtaattattataattttcttatactgtatacatgtgtatttttaaatactatACACAAAGCAAGCGTACACTGCAACAGAGGCATAGAAGGTGAACTGCCTGTACAGCAATCATAGTCATTGTGAGATCTGCAGATGTATTTAGTGGCAGGCTTCTAGCAGGAGACTCTGACATTGATTGTAAATGACTTTATCAGATGCCAGGGCAAACCATTTTGTGTCCAGCAGACATAACGTATGTTAATGacatttccatatttatatattaatgtgctACTTGTTGGATCTGACTTCCAGTAAGAAGTACGTTGTCCTCCATATAAGAACTGAGATTGCTAAAATGGATAATATTCTAATTCAACAGTGAACTGAGGGTGATCAACGTGATCTTTTGTGCTTGTATAGCTCAGTCATATTGACcataccaaggggtatatttactaaactgcgggttggaaaaagtggagatgttgcctatagcaaccaatcagattctagctgttattttgtagaatgtactaaataaatgaaagctagaatttgattggttgctataggcaacatctccactttttcaaacccgcagtttagtaaatatacccccaagactctTTACAGGTATTGCTGTTAGGGGAGATTTATCCCCTTGCCCCAACTAGTACAGGAACACCATCCCCTGGCTTGTATTGGGGGCACTGTAGGAGAGCTTTCTGGGTTGCAATGAGAGGGGCCTCCCAATTGTATGAACTTTTAATTTAATCCAGTTAGTTGTTTCTCATTTAAGTAGACATATTGGACCTGTAACACACATAACAGGTATCCCAGGGAAGGCACGCCATGACGTATacaaaaagagggaggaggatgggagggggggtAGGTGGTAAAAGCACCATTAAAGTTGTAAACCCCCTTCTTAATCACTCTGGTGTAGCCTGTTGGCTCGACCCTCCTCGGCCCCTCCTCAGAGTGTGGTGTCAGTCAAAATTGCGATTGAGCTAATGACAGCtcttaacctgccgacatgaaaatacGTTGGCAGGCTAAATGTCGACACTTACATTATGCAGAGCATTGCCTGATGTGTATCATGCCTCAAACTAATGAGATCTCAGAAGACTTAAGATTAAGAATTGGTGACTTGCTTAAAGCTGAAAAAGGTTACAAAAGTATCTCTAAAAGCCTTCATGTTCATCAGTCCACACCTTCATGTTCATCAGTCCACACCTTCATGTTCATCAGTCCACACCTTCATGTTCATCAGTCCACACCTTCATgttcatcagtcatcatcatcatcatcatttatttatatagcgccaacatattccgtagcgctttacaattggggacaaacgtaataaactaataaacaaactgggtaaaacagacaaagaggtgagaaggccctgctcgcaagcttacaatctatgggacaattggagattgacacatgaggttaagtatacattttgcatcttggcccagccagactgcaaaggtagggtgactcataagctaaatgatcctgtcacacaacaatgttggtccgggggtagttgtcttgtgtgaaattgtgtaacaggctaaaggtagtgaggttaagatggtggttgaggaatattataagcttgtctgaataggtaggttttcagagaacgcttgaaagtttgtagaacagaggagagtcttattgtgcgagggagagagttccatagagtgggtgcagcccgaaaaaagtcctgtaaccgggaatgggaggatgtaatgagggtggatgagagacgcagatcttttgcagaacggagttgccgagttgggagatattttgagacaagagaggagatgtatgttggtgcagctttgttgatggccttgtaggttagtaaaagtattttatattggattcggtagaagacaggcagccagtgtagagacatacagagtgattcaacagaggaatagctatttgcaaggaaaatcagtcttgccgaagcatgcaaaatagattttaggggtttgagtctgtttttgggaagaccagtaaggagggaattgcaatagtcaatgcgggagatgattagtgcatgaattaaggttttagcagtgtcttgtgtgagatatgtgcgtattctggaaatgttctttagatgtatgtaacatgatttagatatagagtcaatgtggggaacaaaggataggcgtgaatcaaggattacacctaggcagcgagcttgtggggtgggatttatggtcatgttatcaacagagatacaCCTTCATGTTCATCAGACCACACCTTCATGTTCATCAGTCCACACCTTCATGTTCATCAGTCCACGGTAAGACAAATTGTGTATAAATGTAGAAAGTTCAgcgcttttgcccctcttcatagAAGAGTACAGAATCCTCAAAGAGGTTAAGAATAATCCTAAGTGTCAGCTAAAGACTTATAGAAATATCTGCAACTTGCAAACATCTGTTCACGAATCTACAGTATGTAAAACACTGAACAAGAATGGTGTTCATGGGAGGACACCATGGATGAAGACATCGCTGtccaaaaaaaatattgctgcacGTCTGAAGTTCGCTAAAGAGCATCTGGATATTCCTCCTCTTTATTGGCACAATATTCTGTGGACAGATGAAGTGAAAGCACACAAAAAAGCCACAGCACACCAGCACCAAAACCTCATCACCACTGTAAATTATGGTGGAGGGAGCATCTTGGTTTGGGGCTGCCCTCATTGATGGGGATAATGAATTACAAAGATGATCAAGACATTTTGCAGGAGAATGTAATGCTAGCTGTCCGCCAATTATAGCTCAACAGAAGTTGGGTGATGCAACAGGACAACGACCCAAAACACAGAAGTAAATCAATAACGGGCTACAACATTAGAAAATTAGACATCTTTAGTGGCCCagtcagagtcctgacctcaacccaattGTGTTGCTGTAGCATGGCCTGAGGAAAGTGATTCGCACCAAATACCCCAAGAATATTGCTTAACTGTAAGGAGAAatggtgcaaaattactcctgaCTGTTGTGCAGGTCTGATCCTCAGCTACAGGAAAATGGTTGAGTGTATTGCTGCCAATGGAGGGTCAACCAGTTATTAAAATACAAGGGTGCACATACTTTTTCCACCTTGCACTGTGGATGTTTACACAATGTATTCAGTaaagacataaaaataaatatatatatatatatatatatatatatacatatataatgtatatgtatgtatgtgtgtgtgtatatatatatatatatatatatatatatattttccatactgATGTGTATGTAGCGTCTATATCTCTGGAGCATTTTTGCTAATTGGAAAGTGCAATTATCAATGTGTGCACTTTACTTTTACAAAGCCTTAGTGTAAGCCTGTATGTATATGACCATCGTTCTTTGCAGTGAATCATATGGCACTTAGTTAATAAAtctaaatctaaataaatattaaataaataataaatatttttatttccatgCACAGGCTTTCTTCCAAGATCCCAATGTGATATCCCACCTGAAGTTACTTTCCAGCTCAGGACAATGGACTACACTGGGTAAACTTGTTTTCTTTCTTGAATTATCATTTTTCTTGTTCAATGAGGATTTAAGAATAGATTCCTACAAGGATTCCGggtcaataaaacaaaatattacaattGATACAATTTTGTGCGTTATTGTATAATGTCCAGACTTACGTTGTCTTTAACTTAACACTTTAGTGATTCCATAGAGTAGGGGTGAGAAACATCAAAATAGCAGAGTATAATAATACAACAGTAACTTTATGATCCTTCAGAAAATTACGTTACgttcaatataatttattttcaatagaaCCTCCATGGAGATAGTAAGGTAGCCATACACGGACAAACATGCCACTCTGCCTGATATCCATGCGTTGTGATAACTGGCTAATTCAGCTACGTACATGAGCAATTTGGACAAGATGCGACTGTTgactgggtacatactacagaaaatttcttccgATGCGTTATTGtgaacgattttaccaacgacttattcatgtgtacgcactatacacgttttacaagatttacggccagatctgtgctcttcatctgtcatagccatcagCTGAAACGATCGTTactctgcaccctccatagagatctatggacactgctggtggtgagtgcgtacacactgcagaattggaactacatcgctccatcattgaacaagactTTTATTCTGTTTACAAAACTGTATTCAAACGATATGATGATCTTTGGAAAGATAATCGGTcatcgttggagcatacacactaatgtgatatcagggcGAATGGTTGTtaattgtgtgattggcccaatgatTGGGTGAAAAACTTGTACCCAGCGTTAGGCactcagggtctgattcattaaggatcttaacttgagaaacttatttaacttatgtggaagagagaatactaatttgcacccctcgcattgtaacatggttttgtccaggagactgaaataagaagtttctcaagttaagatccttaatgaatcaggtccgaaGTTCTTATCACAAAGACCAACAGCAGTAATCTTCCAACTGCATTTGCCggcataataatacatttattttgtatttgaggTGACATGCTGCCAAATTAGACAAATTGGCTAATTTTGCTGTGTTTGTGGCCTCCTGAAAGGAGATGTCCACCCAATAAAACGACCCACACTCATGCAACGTGTCCGTTAGCACCCTCTGTAGCTACATAGTGCTTACTGGTCACTTGtggatgtttttttgtgtttattttacttCATTAGCAGGTTAATGAGGCTCAAATGTGCAATATTATTAATCAGTAAAGGGAGTGGCTCAAAAGCTCAGGTAGGCGGGACACAGATTGTAGGCGGGACACAGATTGTAGGCGGGACCTGTTCAAGCATATACACTTCTATCTCAGACACCGTACGTCCCAAAGCCAGTGTGCACATATGTACACTCACAACAGACACACATTTGCACCAACAAGTAAATCCACTGCTTCATAACTCATGACCCTCATTGAGTGTGACATACTGTcatttttaaagtatttattaTCGTTAAACAGGGAATACCTGTAATTTTATAGATAAACGTTGGTCCACACCTTCTGCATCCTGTGTTACCAGTGATTGAGTCACATTGACAATCACTGTCCCCACCCTGGTGATGAAACCCTATAGATCTATGTAATAATCCCTGAGGACGTACCCGGCCTTTCAGACACAATAGATAAGGATTATCAGCCGAGTCTCACACTGTCTTTAAATTGTCACTACTTCAGCATTTTCCAGGTTGTATAAAGTATAGAACCAGGCCATCGTATGCTCCGTTTATTAGGTATGGAGCCATTTATACAGACGATATTGCAGTATAATAGTTTATCTAGATGATAGCTCATCTATCACTGTTTCATATGTCCACGGACAGTTACATTGTCCTTTGTTTCTTGCCAAATTGTTAATGTGCTTTGTTATTTTGGCCCTTGTGTCTCCCTGTGCCTCTGATATTTCACCTGTTTGGAATACATCACTGAAGACCTTATGGTCCGGGTATAAGCAGTCGTATACAATCGGTGAATGAACTACTAGTCACTTCTGCATAAAATGATGATCTTTCAAGAACTATTATGAagtattgttttatgtatgctaGACTTGACAAAATAGTAGTCAATAGATGGACATTGTTTCCTTCATGGGGCCTTATTTAGTGTTGGACATAAAGATGCGCTATTTGCACACAGGTAAATACACATCTGCACACTTACATACTTACGTCTTCAGATACGTGCAACCTAAAATCAAGCTCAAATATGCATCTAGAGCAAATATATGTCATCATTATCATGGTGTTTTTTCCTCTCTTCCTGTTCCACATCTCTGACACTGCTCTGCACATCCGTACACTGACTTCCCCAGATCTTTCACAATGCAATTCAAGCTCTCCCCTACAAAGCCCACACTTCATACATCTTCTACACTTTGCTTCACGCCCTCTTAGACCTCCACACATGACCTGCGCCTCGTCTCTCATAACCACATCTCATCTTAGTTACAAgatttctcatgatatttctctttaaatatacctctttattagagcctaccctactctcaccctGTACTATTTCCGATGGTATACCCTCCGCATTGTCCCAATACCCACAGTGAGCCGTATTCAcacttgtctcagctgtgccatTTTATCATTAGATCGTAAGCTCTCTTATGAGCAGagtcctctctaccctttgttttcacatctgcatttattttgtctaacttgTATGCCACTGTtttatgtcctgtttcccccactgcaatacactactactactactactaccaccaaaACCTGTCCAGAACAAAGATGCAGGAGTGATTATGAACTACTTCTTACATTACATTCCCCAGGGACAGAGTTGATAACTGCATCtgctgtatattttattgtttttaaaaataagataaaacttatattaaaggacaaaaataatccataaccagcaccagtgctttaCATCCAAGATTGATTCCCACTAAATCAGAGGAATTGTGAGCGTGGGGTCCATCTGCTAAAGTGTTAACCAGAACCAGGCTGCACAGGCTGATCACACTATAGCAAGGATGCCTGCAGACTGGGGGGCCTACTGCTGAAGTGTGTTTACTGTACGGCACTTGCAAGTGAATGACCTCAATCCACCTCTCCAAATGCAAAGCAAATCAAAATTCAGGTGCAAATTTTGGTGCATACGCACAAGGTGCATTTTACATGGTGTGAATGGGCTTctgtccaactgtaaatgaggcccatggTCTGTACAGTGTTTAAAACTGTCATGAGAATAGTTACAGCACATGTCATAGTGGTACGTACATCACTTCTTAATATGTATTCAAGCTTCATTCACCTTCTGGTAATGCACCTTAGGGCTTGTTCTAATAACACGTTAGAAgcattttcaaacactttcccaTGTTGAGTGCTGACACAGGAAACCTCTCCCAAAAAGCTGCAGGCACATCAGAGAAACACGGAAACGTGAGAAAGTCGTGCATGCACAGATACTTGGCATCGTCCTCTGACCTGCATTTAGCCCTGCTTGTGTGCAGTAGTCGTGTTCCACTAATTTACATGTCATGTGACCATACATATTGTATAGTCATATAATCATAGAATGTTTTTATACATCAAATATGTCTTTTATATAGCAGGTTATACATCTCTATTATCTTACTCTTTATAGACTTGTACGGTGTGTTGACCATCCCCTGCCTATGTAATGCTGGTTTTCTCTGCTGTGTTATTGTTTACAGTATCTCCTTTATCTGTcctctgtatatctttatatgtaTTGGAGACCTTTAAATCTCCCATAAGAGAAACATTGTTCATGTTTCTGCCTGCCCCAccgcctctgtgatgtcacacacctATTGCTGCTTGTGAGTGGCCAGCCTTACCATCTACTGTAACCTTGTAACCATCTACTGTAACCTTTCTTTTTTTGTGGAACGGTCTCATAAACTCATCAGacttaaactaatttgcacttttTGTCATCTGTTGTCCTCCAGTCCCTGTTTTCCTATATATTACCAATAAAGTCCTCTGCATTTACCTTCACGTTTGTTCATCTCTTCTCCGCTTCCTTCTTTAATAATGATTTCTCATGTTCCCTTAATAGTGACTCAAGATTTCCCCTGAGCTGAAATGCATTGTGAACATTATTGCACAAAATATGCAACCCTAAAACATTTCCTTAAAACGCATAACTTTAAAGAAGACTGTTACTTAAACCCTATATATCCTTGACAACTTCACTTGTTTTGAGGTTCACAATCTGCATTATAACCCACCTTACAACACCTCTGGATTAGGCCTTCCTGTCACATTATCTCTAGTAGATACAGTGTTACATGAACCTAATAGTAACTAGCTACCATGTCTACTAATGgatccaggttacactgaatctCATGCTGACAGTAGGGGGTGCTGATCAGTCTCCTTGTACGCCTCAACGTCTACCgctctggttataaaataaaaaaaatcttttaataaaattattttgagcCATTCAGTTGTAAATTTGGTATCCTAGACCTGTTGTATGATCCAGTTTCCACCAAGCTTCAGTTTTTCGACACATGGCCTCACATTCTGTTCTAGAATGCTCTGGTATAAAGAGGAGTTCATATTGGACTCCATGATTGCGAGGCATCCAGGCCCGTTGAAGACATTGTTGGCTGAGGCCTGTAGATCCCTGGATCTAGCTTTTGGGTTTTTTGGGGATTTTTCTGAAAATCATATGGACTGATTTTGGGTCAGTTTTTTGGCATGCCCACTTCTGGGAAGGTTGGCAATTGTCTTTAACATTCTCCATTTGCCAATCTTATTGTAGGATGATGGGCCTCAAATGGTCTTTTAACCCTTTCCAGACTTAGGAACAGCAACAATTGCTTCCCAAGATCATTGCAAATGTCTTGTCTTGTCTCCTTAACATAGTGTTATTACAAGCCTGAATAGAGTTGGTAGCACTTCCTGAGGATAAAATAATGAAGGTCGCTTAATATAAATCAATGGGCTGAAATTaccttctttatttatatagaagcAGTAGGATGTAATTATTACTGTTTTAGCACATGGCTTCATATTGACTTTTATTTTGaacagtgatacagtgaaatcTGTCGTGTTATTTTGTGATAAGATTAGATTGATCAAATTTTAGGACTTAGAAGTGAAGACTACAGGATTGTAAATTATATCCTGATATGTGAAACAGATTTGAAAGAGGGTGTACTTTCTTTTTTCCACATGCCGGTATAGAAGTATGTATGAATAGATGATCATTATATTACAATTCTCATTTCTATTGTATCtcaaaaatataaacacatattaTCAGTACATTatgtaatctactatataaatgcctagtggcgtgtgtgaaaaaaaccaaacaagctgcagcgccacctgctgggcagagttatacactgacctatatatttcttgaaggagaagtgacagttgggagtggttggtggttgccgggggtgacagtggagagtttttagtaccttaagtagcttgatgaagatgaaggatgaggtgatggagaaaaatgatgaggtggtgacatgtggacaaaaccacgttaaaaaagggcgcttgcgtcgggaagtaacgctcttcccctgaggaggcctgggctaggcccaaatgcatgacaagaacctttttaacaccttaagtagattcatttgactagaatgcatgagtatcatgcacgggttaacttgttatatatataatgatatctTGTTCCAGGTACCAAAGTAAACAAAATTGAAGCAAAAGAAATCCCATGCACTCAGCTGTCTATGTCACTGTTTGATTGTCTGGACAAAGAGTATATTGTCAGGGAAGGTGGATACATTTCAAAGTGTCTGGATGAATATATTGATGACTTCACTATTTCAGATGAACTTCGTAAGGTAGGTGTAACATCATACTTAATGGTTTTCTAGAGGttatttaacattatttattatttcaatatGTTTACTATAAGCTAtttctgtatatgtgtatatatatggttCAGCAGTCATATCCATAAACAGTACACACAAATCCCCACcgcctacatctggctagacattacttccctgtctgcaagccggccacttactggcatctgtggacccacccacacatacagacagtgtctttatcctccacctcaagcactacaacaaatgaCAGTAAAgcaaaaccaatcacacccatgtggaacacgtgtgtgtgtgtgctaaaagagtatccccgggaacctttaaccctgtcagcagcctgctgctgcagactagctgtcttttttttttatcagatccCTTATAGGGTAGCTGTGGCAGTGAGGCAtatttgccactatatatatatatatatatatatatatatatatatatatatatatatatatatatatactatatatagctCATTACTCCAGTCTTCTTAAGCAGTTGCTGTTTTATTCCAACAGAAAACAGCATTGCACACATATTTTATGTTTCAAGGCTTTTTGACACTAACGACACGCACCAGCCCTAGCTATCGTTCGGCTGCTAGCTGCTAGTCAGCATCGGAAGCCCGGCCCACCAGATCTCACAATCCTTTTACTTACAACAAAcccaccacagcaatcacacacGTGTCCTGCACTTTCTGAGTAAACTCCTTCAAGGGAACAGGAGGATccttaaccctgtctgtaccttTCCCTGCTGAAAAGGTCCTATTCTGGTTaccacaatatacagtatatttatttatctactaCTACATAGAAATACAATGCAGAACAAATACCTATTGCCTTGACACACATGCAATGTATGCAGAATATTGAATGGATGTGGCTGCCCTTATATTGTTCAGTAGATTTTGCCAACCACTGACACAGGAACTGGAGATGGAAATTGCTATATTTTAGGGTTTAAGTGTGATGTGAGCATCATTTCATCACAGCAGTCTCTTTGGAGATGTTAAATATCCTTTGATCTCCAACATATATAAGGATGACTCAACACTATACTTAAattcataattgtgcataaaactATACACCCCGGTGAGGCCACAGCACGGGGTATTACACTGTTGTACCCAATGGATAAACAGATTTCTCAAAATGGTCACAGGAGAAAGTGAAAGCTATTTGCAGGCATCTGTCCACAAAGGATACTCTGTTATTCTAAGCCTGTTGGATACTGGCTTGGAGTGTGAAGGGACATTAGCTTGGATGCTGACGCTATGGGCATCATTGCTAGCATCATCCTGAACCTGCTTTTCTGAACGTTATCGGTTATCACCGATATTGTAATAAGCATAACTCTATTAGTGACATCTTTCATGGGGCTGTCCCAAATAGAGGATATATGGTAAATACACATGAACCTGTTGGACTCTTTACTTGGAAACACACCAAGAAGGAAAAAAGCCACCCCTATCAGATGTGGCTTTGTGAATGAGTCCCACATATATCCTCGTTCTACCATCCTTGGGTAAACGCCTGTCCATCCGAGCTATGTAACCTCTTGCATAAGAATTCAGCATCCTGCAGTTTAGGTTTCTGTATACAGTATCTTACTCTGTtacctttttttaaatatgactgacattCTGACGTCCTTTCCCTGCAGCAAGATCTGACCTCTGTTAAGTCCCTTTGCAGAATTTACGTGTTGAAAGTCACATGCTTCTCCCCTAAAACACCTCTATCTATTGAACGCCAGGCATCCCCCTTTAGCTTGCAGAGGTCTGCTGCTGAATTACTGAAGCTTTCAGATATTACCTGCAATAATGGTGGGTGACAAGTATTGGTTGTTCTCTCCTTGGTCCATAAATTCATGTTCTTTGCATTTACTCTAATGAAGGTAGAATCTGCACGCTAAACCTCACTCTATGCTACCTGGACAAAGTCTGTATTACATTTCAACACAGGAGTTTCTGGcacttttttatacagttttgagtTTCACAGATTTAAACTGACCCTTCTGACCCATCTTTTCTCATCCAGGAATCACAACTCATTAATAACATGTTCAGCCAATGAGTGATGGTCTTATAAAACTAATTGGACACATGTGATAGTTGTCATCACCTAATTCAGAGAACTGGTTAATGGTGGGCTCCACTTTCTTTATGTAGAGATGACTGATCCATATCCAGAAACAAGATGATCAGTGTACatgtagtggttgaagtagaccgtGGCTTTCATATCATTGATAGAGGCCTTCACAAATTTGACCAAAAGTGCCAGCTCTAAAAAGGGACATTTTCAATCAAGAGACTCCGCTGCTTTCCTCAGGTGACGGCTGTGATGGCCTCTGGTGGTGATCACTGTTGTGTGCTTTCTCTTATTAATAGTAAAGTTTGATTTTGGGGGTTCTCAAGCAACCCTGCTGATGTCATATCTCAAGTGACGATGAAGTCTGGCATTCCATTGGCTGCTGCCGGGCACCTTCGGAACACCCAGCCATCCCCTCTGTAGACACATGGTGACACAATACACTATTCACAACAAGAGAGAAGGATGTTCTCttctgtttaatttaatttagatcTTCTCTTTGAGGCTTATCGCTTGTTCTATCATTACTctttgtttgtatgtttatttaAGGTCCTTCTTATGGAAGAATCTGAAAAGTTTGACATTTTCAGCCCATCAGATAGAGAAGAGTTTCTTTTCCTTCTCTTTAAACACCTGTGCCTTGGGGGAGCAGTCTGCCAATTTGAAGATACCATCGATCCATATCTGGAAACGACAAAATCAGTCTATAAGGAACTGCTGAGGTAAGACCGTGACATCTACATACTTTAATACAGACCATGAACAATATATCCCAATTCTAGGAGCCAACAGTACATTGTAGGGGACAGAATCCATGTATGGCCTATGCAGATAATTAGGGATGGCTTATTCAAAAGGGATATATAGATTAGTATACTGTTCTATATTGTAAGTCATCCCTCGAGCCAAGCTTTTGTCCTTCTGgtccatgggaggtttctgtcctccctgagctcacttTAGgagattcatcatcattatcatttatttatatagcgacaacatattccgtagcgctttacaattggggacaaacataataaactaataagcaaactgggtaaaacagacaaagaggtgagaaggccctgcttgcaagcttacaatctatgggacaatgggagtttgacacacgaggttaagtctacattttgcatttcggcccagccagactgcaaaggtaaaagtgactcataagctaaatgatcctgtcacacaacaatgttggtcagggggtagttgtctagtgtgaaattgtgtaagggatggtaatagggtaatgtagtgaggttaagagtgtgcttgaggaatattataagcttgtctgaagaggtgggttttcagagaacgcttgaaagtttgcagaccagaggagagtcttattgtgcgagggagagaattccatagaatggttgcagcccgaaaaaagtcctataaccgggaatgggtggatgtaatgagggtggatgagagacgcagatcttgtgcagaacggagctgccgagttgggagatattttgtgacaagagaggagatgtatgttggtgcagctttgttgatggcctggtaggttagtaaaagtattttatattggattctgtggaaaacaggcaaccagtgtagagatatacagagtgattcagcagaggaataacgatttgcaaggaaaatcaattttgccgcAGCATGcgaaatagattgtaggggttggaGTCtggtttggggaagaccagtaaggagggaattgcaatagtcaatgcgggagatgataagtgcatgaattaaggtttttgcagtgtcttgcgtgagatatgtgcg is a genomic window of Mixophyes fleayi isolate aMixFle1 chromosome 2, aMixFle1.hap1, whole genome shotgun sequence containing:
- the CFAP300 gene encoding cilia- and flagella-associated protein 300 isoform X3 codes for the protein MMMMMNGMGWQPGGRSMNGRITAQAFRYDQYFQPYQKDDFVLAFFQDPNVISHLKLLSSSGQWTTLGTKVNKIEAKEIPCTQLSMSLFDCLDKEYIVREGGYISKCLDEYIDDFTISDELRKVLLMEESEKFDIFSPSDREEFLFLLFKHLCLGGAVCQFEDTIDPYLETTKSVYKELLSVQKNPETKQINIISSVFKVSAYDENGLCYPSTRTHEQTFSYLIVDPLKRHVTVLFHSFGGGIF
- the CFAP300 gene encoding cilia- and flagella-associated protein 300 isoform X2; translation: MMMMMIHSAVFIVRRRSMNGRITAQAFRYDQYFQPYQKDDFVLAFFQDPNVISHLKLLSSSGQWTTLGTKVNKIEAKEIPCTQLSMSLFDCLDKEYIVREGGYISKCLDEYIDDFTISDELRKVLLMEESEKFDIFSPSDREEFLFLLFKHLCLGGAVCQFEDTIDPYLETTKSVYKELLSVQKNPETKQINIISSVFKVSAYDENGLCYPSTRTHEQTFSYLIVDPLKRHVTVLFHSFGGGIF